The Mustelus asterias chromosome 30, sMusAst1.hap1.1, whole genome shotgun sequence DNA segment ataggggcgtttaagggggttttaaataagcacatgaatatgcaaggaatagaggaatatggcggcacggtagcacagtggttagcactgctgcttcacagctccagggtcccgggttcgattcccggctcgggtcactgtctgtgtggagtttgcacattctcctcgtgtctgcgtggatttcctccgggtgctccggtttcctcccacagtcaaagatgtgcgggttaggttgattggccaggttaaaaaattgctccttagagtcctgggatgtgtagattagcgggtaaaatatgtgggggtagggcctgggtgggattatggtcggtgcagactcgatgggccgaatggcctccttctgcactgtagggtttctatgaatatggaccaaggcaggcagaaaggaatagtttaatttggcatcatgtttgacacaacatcgtgggctgaagggtctgttcctgtcctgtaccgTTCTATTTGTGATAGTGTCATAGTTGTCATAGTGGCGGCTCATTGGTCTCGgagtatgattctcgctttgggtgttAAGATTCGCGAGtctgcgagaggtcccgggttcaaatcccagacgAGCCCCATTGTTGTTGTTTGTGATTGCGAAGTCTTGCTCATTTCTTTGTTGTGCACACGGCAGGATTAGTTTGCTGCGGTTTGGTTTGAGAACCTGACAATGCAGGTAatttaatgggcagcacagtggttagcactgctgcttcacagctccagggacctgggttcgattcctggcttgggtcactgtctgtgtggagtttgcacattctcctcgtgtctgcgtgggtttcctccgggtgctccggtttcctcccacagtccaaagatgtgcgggttaggttgattggctatgccaaaaaaTATTGCCTTGagcatcctgagatgcgtaggttagagggattagtgggtaattatgtagggatatgggggtagggcctgagggtgggattgtggtcagtgcagactcgatgggccgaacggcctctttctgtactgtagggtatctatgatctctatttagaaaaaggaaatagaggcactggagaaggggcaagaaagattcacaagaataatcccagaattgtaatcacttgtgaactcactggtgtttcaccaagtttgctgactgagtgaatcccttcccagtcagagcaggtgaccagcctctgcctggtgtgaactcaccggtgggacattagttcccgagagcatttgaagccacgcccacatttaaagggtctctcctgggtgtgatgatgttgtgcctgggcaggctggataactgagtaaatcctttctcacacaccgagcaggtgaatggtttctccccggtgtgaactcactggtgtttcagcagtgttggcgatattctaaacctcctagaacagtgagagcagctgaacggcctctccccggtgtgaatgtgctcggggatcatcagttcctgagagcttctgaagccggcctctcaggcagagcatttaaaggggctctccttggagtgagtggctttgtgtttctgcaggctggatgaatgagtgaatcccttcccacacacagagcaggggaatggcctctccccggtgtgagtgtgctggtgggacaccagttctccagagcttttgactccgctcccacagtcagaacatttaaaggctCTCTCATCGGTGTGAGTGACATTGTGTCTGCGCAcgtgggatgaatgagtgaatcccttcccacacaccgagcaggtcaacggtctttccccagtgtgaactcgctgatgttcccacaggctggatgacgttttaaacctctttgagcatTGAGAGCagcctgaacggtctctcctcagtgtgaatgcgctggtggatcatcagtacctgagagcttttgaatccgctcccacagtcagagcatttaaacggtctctcatcggtgtgagtgagattgtgtctgcgcaggtgggatgaatgagtgaatcccttcccacacaccgagcaggtgaacggcctttccccagtgtgaactcgctggtgtatctgcaggttggatgatgttctaaacctctttgtgcagtgagagcagctgaacggtctctcctcagtgtgaatgcgctggtgggacaccagttctccagagcttttgaagccgctcccacagtcagagcatttaaagggtctctcattagtATGAGTGACTCGGTGTGTcttcagggtggatgactgagtgaatccctttccacacacagaacaggtgaacggtctctccccagtgtgaactcgctggtgtatctgcaggtgggatgaagttCTAAATTTCCTTGAGCAGTGAgaacagctgaatggtctctcctcagtgtgaatgcgctgatgGGACATCAGATACTGAGAGCTTTTAAAACcaatcccacagtcagagcatttaaatggtctctcattggtatGAGTGAGAttatgtttctgcaggctggataactgagtgaatcccttcccacacatagagcagctgaatggtctctccccagtgtgactgcgttgatgaatttccagccgagatggggatatgaatcccttcccacagtccccacatttccacggtttctccatggtgcgggtgtccttgtgactctccaggttaaacaatcagttaaatctcacacagaacatgggtacagtctctcccgctgtgaatgctgcgatgtattttcaggctgtgtaactggttaaagctctttccacactcagtgcactggaacactctcactcgggtgtgtgtatctcagtgcatttctagtaacagtgatgtttacaatcttttgaagtgAAGAGGCCAAACAAGCATTTCTCctgctagattcaaaggccaatgatactcAGGTCCCAAGAagtcgagtcactctgtcagatctcgatgtgatgttggagatttctgtctgatttctccttgtctaatatcctgtaagtcaatttagaaaaaaacattgcaattcagaatacgatcgaaattcaaatctacatttctagtttatggagcattcattaaagacacagtcatggagcattaaacttgcccagcagggcctcccgtatcagcacacaggcagctgctttgtgagactgccagcagcacagacaagtcagagataagggtgtcttcagaagtgggattcattgtgaaagctcagggacggttgataagatgcagcaattctatgattctaatgaatgttctttcctctctcattccccaaaagctgtgaatctccatcccacacactctccctccattctcactctgctgtatctaatattcaccctcccaattctcctgaaggtgctgattgaggctgattgacagatccatgctcactgcttcctgtccagcacagaaatcagaacaaataggagctgcagtcagcattcggcccatcgagtctgctcaaccattcattcagattattggttgatctacctctgcattattttccccacactgtcccccatatccatcgatatcttcaatatctagaaacctatcaatcccaATGTCACtgaaattgcagtgttaatataagccttacttgtgactaataaataaactttgaactctaATATACAcccacccaattctcctgaaggtgctaattaatgctgatcgacactcaccatttcatgttcctgacagatcataagaaatagttagaaattcagcccaccaagctgttCAAGttaaatttttttattcattcatgggacatggatgttgctggctggccagcatttattacccatccctagttgcccttgaagggcagttgagagtcaaccacattgttgtggttttggagtcacatgtaggccagaccagttaaggatggcagatttcattccctgaaggacattagtgaaccagataggtttgtccaacaatcgacaagggtttcatggtcatcagtaatttcttaattccagatatttttaattgaattcaaattccaccagctgctgtggggtgggattgttgtcggtgcagactcgatgggctgaatggcctccttctgtactgtaggatttctatgattctatgacaggattcaaacccgggtccccagaacattaactgagtttctgaattaatagtccagcaataataccacaaggccatcacctccccatcaagatcaaggctgatctatgatattctatgatattctatgatattaATCTATGATATTAATCTAtgatctgattgtgatcttaactccacttttcttcctgtcacccttgactcccttttTGATCAAAAATCTCTGTGTTTTGAGTATATTTAATgatgcagcctccactgctctctggggaagagaattgcaaagactaacggccctctgagggaagacatttctcctcctcaCCATCAGAAATGGGGGAGCCTTTATTTTGACAATCTGCCGACTAATTCTGGAATCCCcaacattggaaacatcctctcttcatCTATACTAATCACTACCTCACAATCTGATGTCAATACTATGGTCACCTTTAAACTCCAGTCAGTACAGGCCCAAACTTTCCTCACAaaacaatcccttcatcccagctatcagcctgcagatccttctctgaactgacaatgacagagaggtgatcagggagggcaggggtgaaacaaagcaatggatggACATGGTTTCAGATCCACAGTAACGGAGCCACACCAGCCCCAGAGACGTGGAACCAGAGCACAGATAAGAGCACAGTACTGAAACTCTAAATTATAGGTTAATACTCACCTCTGGAACAATTTCACAGTTTTCAAATTTAAAACttcctgcagctggaaagatgtCAGAAGCACTGGAATCAGAGAAAAATCGCAATCTTCAAATATTCTAACTCCCTGTAAATGGAGATTGCAAGAGTCATGTGTCAATTGTGGTTTGAAATTAAGAGATACACATTTTTTGGGGGGGTTTgagattgctgtgaaaatcctcctcttctaaccccctgtaaaaggagattccaaaatcacagaatccttacagtgcagaaggaggcctttgagcccgtcgagtctgcaccaagtttctaacagagcacctttacccaggccctatccctgtaacctgatgtACGTACACCACTAATTCCCCCTTTCATTCTccctcatcttgggacacaaagggacaatttagcatggtcgatcaacctaacccgcacatctttggagtgtgggaggaaaccagagacccagaggaaatccacacagacatcgggaaaatgtgcaaactccacacagacagtcacctgaagctggaattgaacccgagtctctggcgctaGTGGTTTGAACCTTAAAACCGTTATCCTGATCCTTCTCAGTGTGCAGGTTAAGAGGTGTATGTGAGCACCATCACCTCCAAATTCTCTCCAATTTTACACACCATCTCCCTGTTGGAGCAAAATTAAGACTGTGGCTTTTGAAAGCTAATACATGCGTGACTGCAGGACGAACTGCAGTCCTGCAGGACGAACACTTATCTTGTGGTTAGCAAAGAACATCCTGTTGTTGACTTAAAAAAACGAACTAGAGGAACAAGATAAGCAGATGCATCCGGAGCAATAGAAGGAAGTAAAACTGCGGAACAGACAAAAAACCAGACCGTGAGGTCCAGATGGTCAACTTAGCTTAAGATAAAGCGGAACCGAAACAATAGGTTTTTGTTAACAGTTGTttttgaaggaatgtgattggaggtcaattgttGCTCGGGGGGTATAATTGGCTAATGTGTAATTAACCAAGGCTAATGATATAATAACTGCTCATGTCTGTACTTGTTGActctttgaaatgtataaaagctcagctgccattttaaaattgagaagttGACTGCGAGCGTGCGGGGTGTGCCAagcacttctcccaaagctttgttcaATAAGCTGCacgttgaatctttaagtctgactccgagtgaTGATTTCCCACAACACTCCCTTGTCTGACACCCAGGACTGGATGAGTAGTAATTGCCTTCGTTAAATATTGGAAGATGAAGGCTATCATCTTCAGCTTTGCAACAAATTCCACTTCCgaaccactgactccatctgtccCCATTgtgactgtctgaggctgaactggAGTATTCACAACCTCAGTGACATGTTTCACTTCAAACTGAGCTTCCAAACATATCCTCACAGAATATACatcacggagacaggcccttcggcccaaactggtccatgcccacCAAACATGCCCATGTAAGCTaactccatttggcccatatccctctaaacctttcctatccatgtatctgtccaaatgtcttttaaatgttgacaatgtcgctgcctcaaccacttcctccggccgctcattccacatacgtaccaccctctgtgtaaaaaagctgctcctcaggttcccattaattctttctcctcttaactcttatgccctctaattcttaattccccaaccctgggaaaaagtttgggccgaagggcctgtctccatgcctctcatgaccttacacacctctataagatcacccctcagtctcctacgctccaaagaaaaacgtCATAGCCcgtccaatctctccctgtaacttgggtactggcaacatccttgtaaatctcttctgcactctctccagtttaataacatctttccaaaTCAAGctgaccaaaactgagcacaatattccaggtgcagcctcaccaaagtcctgtacaactgcaacataacttcccaacttctatactcaatgccctgactgataaaggccagcatgtcaaaagccttcttcactgctctatctacacgtgactccaccttaagagaaccgtgcacctgaactccaaggtccctctgttccacgatactccctgaGGTCCtcccattcaccgtgaaagttctaccttggtttgactttccatgatgcaacacctcacactgatctgtatttaactccatttgccacatcaCCACCTACactacctatttccacctcagtgacaTCGCCCCACTTTGTCCTGtcctcagctcacctgctgcgGAAATCCACATCCATTCCTTTGCTGCCTCGAGATTTAACTCTCCGAACAAACTCCCAGCCGGCCTCCCACATTCAATCTCCCTGTAATCTTGGGttgatccaaaactctgctgcccgggTGCTTATTCACATCAAGTCCGGTTCGTCCATCACCCTTGTGCCAGCTGACTTATAAAGGCTTCCGTTTAAGAAGCAACAAagcttaaaaattctcatccttattttctgcATGGCTGCAATCATTGCTCTCTCTGGAATCTCCTTCAGGCCTCTTCAACACTCCCAATTTTCATCACTCCACCAGTGGTTGTCATTCTTTCAGCTGCTTAGACCCCggtccctgcaatttcctcctgaATCCTCCCCACTTCACTTTCCGCCTTGaaaccacctctttgaccaagctgtcACCTGGCCTAATAatgtccttatgtggctcagtggcaAATGTTTCTTGGTAACATTTACTGTGAAGTATCTGAAAGTTTTATTGTATTAAAAGCAGGGTATAATTACAAACTATTGTCACTAAACTGGACAttctatcactgttccttcatcctcACTGGGTGAGTAACCTGTAACTCCttacctaacagcattgtggcagcaccttcaccacacggactgcagcggttcaagaaggtcaaACATCATCAACCCTACAGGTACCTGGGGATGGGGAATATTTGCTGCTGATCCAGTTAatgacacccaaatcccatgggtattttaaaaatgtgcataAGTACAATAGATAAAAAGCATCTGCAGGAATACTTATTCCTTAAGCAATACCCTTTTACATTATAAGGGTATTGTTTTCAACCTGATCTCCCCTAGAATCTGGCTCCCTTGACAATTTTACATTGTGAAACTGAGTGGGTTTTGAAGCCCTTAACGTTAAATCCAGCAGCTTCTCCTCCATCTCCACTTCAGCTCAAACTGATACAACAAAGGGAAGGAAATTGGACAAGACCCTGGAGAGAAAGAAAGCTATGAGAATAGGGCAGAGGAGTGAGACTGATTGGTTTGTTCAACCCAGAGCAAAAGCATTGACCTAACAAGCTAAACAACCTCCTGTATTGTAATCATTCGATGGCTGCGTGACAAATGAGTTACACAAGATGCCATCTGCAGCTTTCAATTGGTCCATCTCTCTTTCTAGAATTCCTTCTGTGAGAGACataacagtggcagagtggttagcactgctacctcacagcaccaaggacccaggttcgatccccagcttgggtgactgtgcggagtctgcacgttctctctgtgtctgtgagtttcctccggatgctccagtttcctcccacagtccgaaaatcatgctggttaggtccattggccgtgctaacttctccctcagtgtacccgaacaggcaccagagtgtggcaactgggggattttcacagttatttcattgcagtgttaatgcaagccaccttgtgacactaataaataaactttaaaaagacaaAAGCAAATACCATTGTGATCACACTT contains these protein-coding regions:
- the LOC144480967 gene encoding uncharacterized protein LOC144480967, translated to MEKPWKCGDCGKGFISPSRLEIHQRSHTGERPFSCSMCGKGFTQLSSLQKHNLTHTNERPFKCSDCGIGFKSSQYLMSHQRIHTEERPFSCSHCSRKFRTSSHLQIHQRVHTGERPFTCSVCGKGFTQSSTLKTHRVTHTNERPFKCSDCGSGFKSSGELVSHQRIHTEERPFSCSHCTKRFRTSSNLQIHQRVHTGERPFTCSVCGKGFTHSSHLRRHNLTHTDERPFKCSDCGSGFKSSQVLMIHQRIHTEERPFRLLSMLKEV